In Deltaproteobacteria bacterium, a single window of DNA contains:
- a CDS encoding MOSC domain-containing protein — translation MAKGTVVSIQIAKDAKGDMESLQEVLAIEGKGLEGDRYCNQAGSYSHNPGPDREVTLIEAEALEAMERDYGTTLDPKDSRRNITTRGVALNHLVLGREFSVGEVRMRGLRVCEPCVNLVKLTGKNVMQGLVHRGGVRAQVLNSGTIRVGDTVEWDTEGAYAPDLPGTTRRTAAG, via the coding sequence ATGGCCAAGGGAACGGTTGTGTCGATACAGATCGCCAAGGACGCCAAGGGCGACATGGAGAGTCTTCAGGAGGTCCTCGCGATTGAGGGCAAGGGCCTCGAAGGAGACCGTTACTGCAATCAGGCGGGCAGCTACTCGCACAACCCCGGTCCGGACCGGGAGGTGACACTCATCGAGGCGGAAGCGCTCGAAGCCATGGAGCGGGACTATGGCACCACGCTGGACCCCAAGGACAGCCGCCGCAACATCACCACCCGCGGCGTTGCCCTCAACCACCTGGTGTTGGGCCGCGAGTTCTCCGTGGGCGAGGTGCGGATGCGCGGGCTGCGCGTGTGCGAGCCCTGCGTCAACCTCGTCAAGCTCACCGGCAAGAACGTGATGCAGGGGCTGGTTCACCGGGGCGGCGTGCGCGCCCAGGTGCTCAACAGCGGCACCATCCGCGTGGGCGACACCGTGGAATGGGATACGGAAGGCGCCTATGCGCCTGACCTCCCGGGCACCACGAGAAGGACCGCCGCGGGGTAG
- a CDS encoding alpha/beta hydrolase — protein MIDFLFPNHVMGTHTLRLVAESQQGGGDVFDIARLCRDIEPGDKKGWERAWLDMARRTEDLAREALSKGHEHTAMQFFFHANQYYRMSDTLLTIAENDVRAERFKMCQANFRAAAALHKPPVEVITVRCGDEEYDGYFCHPKYPAPGKWPAVFLIGGADAFAEEIFFSGRQVLEYGWALLLVDTPGRGSSMYVKGITTRPDYEVPAKACIDYLESRPEVDADRIGLIGISMAGYYAPRLAAFDPRIKALVGWSGCYSVLDDLYDFCEHLQPVVQRLLGGVSDAEARERLKDFTMEGVAQNITCPTLITHGAADRLMRLEGAKRLYDEIGSEDKTLQIYEDVRSGGAIHCSHDYWGHNVPFMLDWMQERL, from the coding sequence ATGATCGACTTTCTCTTTCCCAACCACGTCATGGGCACGCATACGCTTCGGCTCGTGGCCGAATCCCAGCAGGGGGGCGGCGACGTCTTCGACATCGCGCGGCTGTGCCGCGACATCGAGCCCGGCGACAAGAAGGGCTGGGAGCGCGCCTGGCTCGACATGGCCCGGAGGACCGAGGACCTGGCCCGGGAGGCGCTGTCCAAGGGACACGAACACACCGCCATGCAGTTCTTCTTCCACGCCAACCAGTACTACCGCATGTCCGACACGCTCCTCACCATCGCCGAGAACGACGTCAGGGCCGAGCGGTTCAAGATGTGCCAGGCGAACTTCCGCGCCGCCGCGGCGCTGCACAAGCCGCCCGTGGAGGTGATCACCGTGCGTTGCGGCGACGAGGAGTACGACGGCTACTTCTGCCACCCCAAGTACCCGGCGCCGGGCAAGTGGCCCGCGGTCTTCCTCATCGGCGGCGCCGACGCCTTCGCCGAGGAGATCTTCTTCAGCGGCCGGCAGGTGCTGGAGTACGGCTGGGCGCTGCTGCTGGTGGACACGCCCGGCCGCGGCTCGTCCATGTACGTCAAGGGCATCACCACGCGGCCGGACTACGAGGTGCCCGCCAAGGCGTGCATCGACTACCTGGAGTCGCGGCCCGAGGTGGACGCCGACCGCATCGGCCTCATCGGCATCAGCATGGCCGGCTACTACGCGCCCCGGCTCGCCGCCTTCGACCCGCGCATCAAGGCGCTGGTGGGCTGGAGCGGCTGCTACAGCGTGCTGGACGACCTCTACGACTTCTGCGAACACCTCCAGCCGGTGGTGCAGCGGCTCTTGGGCGGCGTGAGCGACGCGGAGGCGCGCGAACGCCTCAAGGACTTCACCATGGAAGGCGTGGCACAGAACATCACCTGCCCGACTCTCATCACCCACGGCGCCGCCGACCGGCTCATGCGCCTGGAAGGTGCCAAGCGCCTGTACGACGAGATCGGCAGCGAGGACAAGACCCTCCAGATCTATGAAGACGTCCGGAGCGGCGGCGCCATCCATTGCAGCCACGACTACTGGGGGCACAACGTGCCGTTCATGCTGGATTGGATGCAGGAGCGGCTGTAG
- a CDS encoding amidohydrolase family protein produces the protein MIIDAHAHYTTAPAKLQSFRARQIVNQARPGPASLNISDEELEQSMRGQFKRMDDTGIDRLLFSPQASAMGHHFGSELISRYWSEACNDLIARIAKLWPDRVSPVCQLPQSAGVDPKNWVEELDRCVREQGFIACNINPDVGGGREPLTPSLADEWWYPLWEKMVDLDIPGTVHASASLHPAMHMTSSYYIGQHHNAAVELLSSRVFQDFPKLKLVIPHGGGAVPYQWNRHRGMHVMGGLEPFEEAARRVYWDMAIYDTEGMEMLIRRVGSDRVLFATEMFGAVNAIDPRTGRNFEEVVPLFEAVPGLSDEDRYNITEGNAKRLYGLP, from the coding sequence TTGATCATCGACGCGCACGCACACTACACCACGGCGCCGGCGAAGCTTCAGTCCTTTCGCGCGCGGCAGATCGTCAACCAGGCGCGGCCTGGACCGGCGAGCCTCAACATCAGCGACGAGGAATTGGAACAGTCCATGCGCGGCCAGTTCAAGCGCATGGACGACACAGGCATCGACCGGCTGCTGTTCTCGCCGCAGGCCTCGGCCATGGGGCATCATTTCGGATCGGAGCTCATCAGCCGCTACTGGAGCGAGGCGTGCAACGACCTCATCGCGCGCATCGCCAAGCTGTGGCCGGACCGGGTGTCACCCGTGTGCCAGCTCCCCCAATCAGCCGGAGTCGACCCCAAGAACTGGGTGGAGGAGCTGGACCGCTGCGTCCGCGAACAGGGATTCATCGCCTGCAACATCAACCCCGACGTGGGCGGCGGCCGCGAGCCCCTGACCCCCTCCCTGGCGGACGAGTGGTGGTACCCCCTGTGGGAGAAGATGGTGGATCTCGACATCCCTGGCACCGTGCACGCGAGCGCGTCGCTGCACCCGGCCATGCACATGACCAGTTCGTACTACATCGGGCAGCACCACAACGCCGCGGTGGAGCTGCTCAGCTCGCGCGTGTTCCAGGACTTCCCCAAGCTCAAGCTCGTCATCCCCCACGGCGGCGGGGCCGTGCCCTACCAGTGGAACCGCCACCGGGGCATGCACGTCATGGGAGGACTGGAGCCCTTCGAGGAAGCCGCCCGCCGGGTCTACTGGGACATGGCCATCTACGACACCGAGGGCATGGAGATGCTGATCAGGCGGGTCGGATCGGACCGCGTGCTCTTCGCCACCGAGATGTTCGGCGCGGTGAACGCCATCGACCCGCGGACGGGACGCAACTTCGAGGAAGTGGTGCCCCTCTTCGAGGCCGTCCCCGGCCTGAGCGACGAGGACCGCTACAACATCACCGAGGGCAACGCCAAGCGGCTGTACGGCTTGCCGTAA
- a CDS encoding aldolase/citrate lyase family protein, which translates to MAEIPRLNGVIKALEEGKTAFVSFASNDIETAVAMAGAKLDGVAFEMEHAPLDIPGLRHALQYMLDRRQVVDRGTLAPAVTPMVRIPPNGNEMNQWLAKQVLDIGVYGIIFPHVSSVEEARNAVSACRYPRLSSQPLYDPPGIRGDAPVRAARYWGLAQQEYYKRADVWPLAPDGEILVVIQCEEVRAIENLPAMLKEVPGIGVVLIGEGDLSQELGHPRDYDHPVVAEHINRILEICKEHNVPCGHPHPSADNVERLVEAGFRFLMPGAPRSFAVLNRARELTGR; encoded by the coding sequence ATGGCGGAAATCCCGCGTCTCAACGGAGTCATCAAAGCGCTGGAGGAAGGCAAGACGGCCTTCGTCAGCTTCGCCTCCAACGATATCGAAACCGCCGTAGCCATGGCGGGGGCGAAGCTCGACGGGGTGGCCTTCGAAATGGAGCATGCGCCGCTGGACATTCCGGGGCTGCGGCACGCGCTCCAGTACATGCTGGACCGGCGGCAGGTGGTGGACCGCGGTACCCTGGCGCCGGCGGTGACGCCCATGGTGCGCATCCCGCCTAACGGCAACGAGATGAACCAGTGGCTGGCGAAACAGGTGCTCGACATCGGCGTCTACGGCATCATCTTCCCCCACGTCAGCTCGGTGGAGGAGGCGCGCAACGCCGTCTCCGCGTGCCGCTACCCGCGCCTTTCGTCCCAGCCGCTCTACGACCCGCCGGGCATCCGCGGCGACGCCCCCGTCCGCGCCGCCCGCTACTGGGGGCTCGCGCAACAGGAATACTACAAGCGCGCGGACGTGTGGCCGCTGGCCCCCGACGGCGAGATCCTGGTGGTGATCCAGTGCGAGGAGGTGCGCGCCATCGAGAACCTGCCGGCCATGCTCAAGGAGGTGCCGGGCATCGGCGTGGTGCTGATCGGCGAAGGGGACCTGAGCCAGGAACTGGGGCACCCGCGCGATTACGATCACCCCGTGGTGGCCGAGCACATCAACCGCATCCTCGAAATCTGCAAGGAGCACAACGTCCCCTGCGGCCACCCGCACCCCAGTGCCGACAACGTCGAGCGGCTGGTGGAGGCGGGCTTCCGCTTCCTCATGCCCGGCGCGCCGCGCTCCTTCGCCGTTCTCAACCGCGCGCGGGAGCTGACGGGGCGGTAG
- a CDS encoding nitroreductase family protein, giving the protein MTMVKLEPPARLDMSLGDAMFTQRAIRRLKPDPVSDEDIHTLMDAAFKAPSSRNEQRVRFLVVRDRERIREFAELYREAWWAKRPAGWQPENFEPGDLHLSAMRLADDMKDVPTVVLAVSTAPGHATSVLPAAQNLMLAARALGIGSVLTTLHPTVNDRIRALFKMPPEAEVHCCIPLGYPKGRFGTTARRPTSETTYYEEWGSPPPWE; this is encoded by the coding sequence ATGACGATGGTGAAGCTCGAACCCCCCGCGCGGCTCGACATGAGCCTCGGGGATGCCATGTTTACCCAGCGGGCCATCCGCCGGCTCAAACCGGACCCGGTGAGCGACGAGGACATCCACACGCTGATGGACGCCGCCTTCAAGGCGCCAAGCTCGCGCAACGAGCAGAGAGTCCGCTTCCTGGTGGTGCGGGACCGTGAGAGGATCCGGGAGTTCGCGGAGCTCTACCGCGAGGCTTGGTGGGCCAAGCGCCCGGCGGGTTGGCAGCCCGAGAACTTCGAGCCGGGTGACCTGCATCTCTCGGCCATGCGGCTGGCGGACGACATGAAAGACGTGCCCACCGTGGTGCTGGCGGTCTCCACCGCGCCCGGACATGCCACGTCGGTCCTCCCCGCGGCACAGAACCTCATGCTGGCCGCCCGCGCCCTGGGCATCGGATCGGTGCTCACCACCCTCCACCCCACCGTGAACGACCGCATCCGCGCCCTCTTCAAGATGCCGCCGGAAGCGGAAGTGCACTGCTGCATCCCCTTGGGCTATCCCAAGGGCCGCTTCGGCACTACCGCCCGCCGCCCCACCTCCGAGACGACCTACTACGAAGAGTGGGGCAGCCCGCCGCCGTGGGAGTGA
- a CDS encoding amidohydrolase family protein, with product MTVTPRTIDADAHVVETPFTWEFMTEQERAHAPFAVKQEGGPEYWVVDDRLHVKNNNIGPNTSADQREMRDIDARVKHMDELEVDVQVLYPTLMLRPCTQNRATELAMCKSYNRWLAEVWKKGQGRLRWVCMPPLLSMDALRGELEFAKDNGACGIFMRGVEHEKRLSNPDLFPLYEIATELDLPICVHAGTNSTAIHDLYEGETGFSRFKLPVVGTFHSLLMDGTPALFPKIRWGFVEVSAQWVPYALNDLRLRLEKLGKPIPANIMAENHMYVACQTSDDLPVILKDAGEDNLVIGTDYGHNDTSSQIEALRMLRSEGSVPSAIVDKILGDNARALYGL from the coding sequence ATGACCGTGACCCCGAGAACAATCGACGCCGACGCCCACGTCGTTGAAACGCCCTTCACCTGGGAGTTCATGACCGAGCAGGAACGTGCGCACGCGCCCTTTGCGGTCAAGCAGGAAGGCGGCCCCGAGTACTGGGTGGTGGACGACCGGCTGCACGTCAAGAACAACAACATCGGTCCCAACACCTCCGCCGACCAGCGCGAGATGCGCGACATCGACGCCCGGGTCAAGCACATGGACGAGTTGGAAGTGGACGTGCAGGTGCTCTACCCCACGCTGATGCTGCGGCCCTGCACCCAGAACCGGGCCACCGAACTGGCCATGTGCAAGAGCTACAACCGCTGGCTCGCCGAGGTCTGGAAGAAGGGCCAGGGCCGGCTCCGGTGGGTGTGCATGCCGCCCCTGCTCTCCATGGACGCGCTGCGCGGCGAGTTGGAGTTCGCCAAGGACAACGGCGCCTGCGGCATCTTCATGCGCGGGGTCGAGCACGAGAAGCGGCTGAGCAACCCCGACCTGTTCCCGCTGTACGAGATCGCCACCGAGTTGGACCTCCCCATCTGCGTCCACGCCGGCACCAACAGCACCGCCATCCACGACCTCTACGAGGGCGAAACCGGCTTCTCGCGCTTCAAGCTGCCGGTGGTGGGGACCTTCCACTCACTGCTGATGGACGGGACCCCGGCGCTCTTCCCCAAGATCCGCTGGGGCTTCGTCGAGGTCAGCGCCCAGTGGGTGCCCTATGCCCTGAACGACCTGCGGCTCCGCTTGGAGAAGCTCGGGAAGCCAATCCCCGCCAACATCATGGCCGAGAACCACATGTACGTGGCATGCCAGACCAGCGACGACCTGCCGGTGATCCTCAAGGACGCGGGCGAGGACAACCTCGTCATCGGCACCGACTACGGCCACAACGACACCTCCAGCCAGATCGAGGCGCTGCGCATGCTCCGCAGCGAGGGCTCCGTGCCCAGCGCCATCGTCGACAAGATCCTGGGAGACAACGCGCGGGCGCTGTACGGGCTGTAG
- a CDS encoding amidohydrolase family protein has product MASFPIIDADGHVQEKFAPWEDLLEGPYKKKAPRVVKADGRDQLLMEGRIWAKPSGVGCGIGAVPHNRAPQPTTGMWDPVQRLKDMDLEQIAISVNFGTTVFLSLPFLEDKDYACAVSKAYNNWLHEYCGHAPERLKGVALVPMQDPVEAAAELRRCVNELGFVAVATAAHSAGRNLDHPDFDPFYAAAEELGVPVCVHVGSGRPAAAADRFDNALFVHATTHPFEQMIGVMCVIGGGVLEKFPKLKVAFLEAGAGWVPFWMERLDEHYEYMQAAVPLLTMPPSEYVRRRDVYFSFEPDETTLPYVMDFIGDDRLVFASDYNHGDCKFPNVVKEILARDDIAADALPKIMGENARRLYDLAPN; this is encoded by the coding sequence ATGGCAAGTTTCCCGATCATCGATGCCGACGGCCACGTGCAGGAGAAGTTCGCACCGTGGGAGGACCTGCTGGAGGGGCCGTACAAGAAGAAGGCGCCCCGTGTGGTGAAGGCAGACGGCCGCGATCAACTGCTCATGGAGGGGCGCATCTGGGCCAAGCCCTCGGGGGTCGGCTGTGGCATCGGCGCGGTGCCCCACAACCGCGCGCCGCAGCCCACCACGGGCATGTGGGACCCGGTGCAGCGCCTGAAGGACATGGACCTGGAACAGATCGCCATCTCGGTGAACTTCGGCACCACCGTGTTCCTGAGCCTGCCGTTCCTGGAGGACAAGGACTACGCCTGCGCCGTGTCCAAGGCCTACAACAACTGGCTCCACGAGTACTGCGGCCACGCGCCCGAACGGCTCAAGGGCGTCGCCCTGGTGCCCATGCAGGATCCGGTGGAGGCCGCGGCCGAGTTGCGCCGCTGCGTGAACGAGCTCGGCTTCGTGGCCGTGGCCACCGCCGCCCACTCCGCCGGGCGCAACCTCGACCATCCCGACTTCGACCCGTTCTACGCCGCCGCCGAGGAGCTAGGCGTGCCGGTCTGCGTCCACGTCGGCTCGGGCCGGCCCGCGGCCGCCGCCGACCGCTTCGACAACGCCCTGTTCGTGCACGCCACCACGCATCCCTTCGAGCAGATGATCGGCGTCATGTGCGTCATCGGCGGCGGCGTGCTGGAGAAGTTCCCCAAGCTCAAGGTGGCGTTCCTCGAAGCCGGCGCCGGCTGGGTGCCCTTCTGGATGGAGCGGCTGGACGAGCACTACGAGTACATGCAGGCGGCTGTGCCGCTGCTGACCATGCCGCCAAGCGAGTACGTCCGGCGGCGCGACGTCTACTTCTCCTTCGAACCCGACGAGACCACCCTGCCCTACGTCATGGACTTCATCGGCGACGACCGGCTGGTGTTCGCCTCGGACTACAACCACGGCGATTGCAAGTTCCCCAACGTGGTCAAGGAGATTCTGGCGCGGGACGACATCGCCGCCGACGCCCTGCCCAAGATCATGGGAGAGAACGCGCGGCGCCTCTACGACCTCGCGCCGAACTGA
- a CDS encoding dienelactone hydrolase family protein, whose amino-acid sequence MGETITFKRPDGKEASGYYAAAGDNAPGVVVIQEWWGVNDQIRSVADKLAGLGYNALVPDLYRGVVTVEAEEASHLMQNLDFADANTDVCSAAEHLKQSCPKVGVIGFCMGGALTVLAAVYSKATDAACCWYGVPPAEAADTRTIAMPFQGHFALEDGFFTPDQVDALEERLKEGNVTHEIFRYQAKHAFGNETGGNYDAEACKLAWDRSTEFLAQSLK is encoded by the coding sequence ATGGGAGAGACGATCACGTTCAAGCGGCCTGACGGCAAGGAGGCATCGGGATACTACGCGGCGGCGGGCGACAATGCTCCCGGCGTGGTGGTGATCCAGGAATGGTGGGGCGTGAACGACCAGATCAGGAGCGTGGCCGACAAGCTCGCCGGTCTGGGTTACAACGCGCTGGTGCCGGACCTCTACCGGGGCGTGGTGACGGTGGAAGCGGAGGAAGCCAGCCACCTGATGCAGAACCTCGACTTCGCGGATGCCAACACGGACGTGTGCAGCGCGGCGGAGCACCTGAAGCAGAGCTGCCCCAAGGTGGGGGTCATCGGGTTCTGCATGGGCGGCGCCCTGACGGTGCTGGCGGCGGTGTACTCCAAGGCCACGGACGCGGCCTGCTGCTGGTACGGCGTTCCCCCGGCGGAAGCGGCCGACACGCGCACCATCGCCATGCCGTTCCAGGGGCACTTCGCGCTGGAGGACGGCTTCTTCACGCCGGACCAGGTGGATGCCCTGGAAGAGCGCCTCAAGGAAGGCAACGTCACCCACGAGATCTTCCGCTACCAGGCCAAGCACGCCTTCGGGAACGAAACCGGGGGGAACTACGACGCCGAGGCCTGCAAGCTGGCGTGGGACCGGAGCACGGAGTTTCTGGCACAAAGCCTCAAGTAG
- the accB gene encoding acetyl-CoA carboxylase biotin carboxyl carrier protein, whose amino-acid sequence MTEDEVLQILDLVEKSNFDYLDLEIGDLKLTVSKSGVPATVSVAQAAPAAAAAPAAAPAAAAPAAPAPAAAEPAPAAQAVTVKEGTVPIPAPMVGTFYATPEPGAPPFIKLGGHVDAETTVGLVEVMKVFNAVSAGTAGTIDEVCVESGQFVEHGQTLFLVRPDA is encoded by the coding sequence TTGACCGAGGATGAAGTACTGCAGATTCTGGACTTGGTGGAGAAATCGAACTTCGACTATCTCGACCTGGAGATCGGCGACCTGAAGCTCACGGTCAGCAAGTCGGGCGTGCCCGCGACCGTCAGCGTGGCCCAGGCCGCGCCCGCGGCGGCTGCGGCTCCGGCAGCGGCTCCCGCGGCCGCGGCGCCGGCGGCCCCCGCTCCGGCGGCCGCCGAGCCCGCCCCCGCGGCCCAAGCCGTCACCGTCAAGGAGGGCACCGTTCCCATTCCCGCGCCCATGGTGGGCACGTTCTACGCCACGCCCGAGCCCGGCGCGCCGCCCTTCATCAAGCTCGGCGGCCATGTGGACGCCGAGACCACCGTGGGCCTCGTGGAGGTCATGAAGGTCTTCAACGCCGTCAGCGCGGGCACCGCCGGCACCATCGACGAGGTCTGTGTCGAGAGCGGCCAGTTCGTCGAGCATGGCCAGACCCTGTTCCTGGTGCGGCCGGATGCCTAG
- the accC gene encoding acetyl-CoA carboxylase biotin carboxylase subunit, which yields MAVSRLLVANRGEIAVRIIRACQSLGIESVAVVSEADRDSMPARLANRTVCIGPARSTESYLKVEALVATALGTGCDALHPGYGFLAEKSELAEACAKHGVTFVGPRADSIRQMGNKLLARATVGAFGVPLVPGSDNVRGFEDAAEVAAEVGYPVLLKAAAGGGGKGIKIVREDGELQTAFETASAEARAAFGDPTLYMERYVPNARHIEVQVIGDRFGNVVHVGERDCSLQRRYQKVVEEAPAACIPVELRERIRAAGHRVAKEIKYENAGTVEFIYDEDRQDFFFLEMNTRIQVEHPVTEMITGIDLVREQIRVAGGERLSFSQEDVRFAGHAIECRITAEAPWQGFRPCPGVLTEWSPPQGPGIRVDTQCFPGYRVPPFYDSLLAKLIVHADDREQAVARMKQSLTQFAAAGIDTTIPFLVAVMDEPDYVSGKVSTRWLEGRLDDLAARHA from the coding sequence ATGGCCGTTAGCCGTCTCCTGGTCGCCAACCGGGGCGAGATAGCGGTCCGCATCATCAGAGCCTGCCAGTCCCTGGGCATCGAGTCGGTGGCGGTGGTTTCCGAAGCGGACCGCGACAGCATGCCGGCGCGCCTCGCGAACCGCACCGTGTGCATCGGACCGGCGCGTTCCACCGAGAGCTACCTCAAGGTCGAGGCGCTGGTGGCCACGGCCCTGGGCACCGGTTGCGACGCCCTTCATCCGGGCTACGGCTTCCTCGCCGAGAAGTCCGAGCTGGCCGAGGCCTGCGCCAAGCATGGCGTCACCTTCGTGGGGCCGCGCGCCGACAGCATCCGCCAGATGGGCAACAAGCTGCTGGCCCGGGCCACGGTCGGGGCCTTCGGGGTCCCGCTGGTTCCCGGCTCCGACAACGTGCGCGGCTTCGAGGACGCGGCGGAGGTGGCCGCGGAAGTGGGCTATCCCGTGCTGCTCAAGGCCGCGGCCGGCGGCGGCGGCAAGGGCATCAAGATCGTCCGGGAGGACGGCGAGCTCCAGACCGCCTTCGAGACCGCTTCGGCGGAGGCCCGGGCGGCCTTCGGCGATCCCACGTTGTACATGGAGCGCTACGTCCCCAACGCCCGCCACATCGAGGTGCAGGTCATCGGCGACCGCTTCGGCAACGTGGTGCACGTGGGCGAGCGCGACTGCTCGCTGCAACGGCGCTACCAGAAGGTGGTGGAGGAGGCGCCGGCGGCGTGCATCCCGGTGGAGTTGCGGGAACGCATCCGCGCGGCCGGCCACAGGGTTGCCAAGGAGATCAAGTACGAGAACGCCGGCACCGTGGAGTTCATCTACGACGAAGACCGCCAGGACTTCTTCTTCCTGGAGATGAACACGCGTATCCAGGTGGAGCATCCGGTCACCGAGATGATTACCGGCATCGACCTCGTGCGCGAGCAGATCCGCGTCGCCGGCGGCGAGCGCCTGTCCTTCTCGCAGGAGGATGTGCGTTTCGCAGGCCACGCCATCGAGTGCCGCATCACCGCCGAGGCGCCGTGGCAGGGGTTCCGGCCGTGCCCCGGCGTGCTCACCGAGTGGAGTCCGCCCCAGGGGCCGGGCATTCGGGTGGATACCCAGTGCTTCCCGGGTTACCGGGTGCCGCCGTTCTACGATTCGCTGCTGGCCAAGCTCATCGTCCATGCCGACGACCGCGAACAGGCGGTGGCGCGCATGAAGCAGTCCCTCACCCAGTTCGCCGCCGCCGGCATCGACACCACCATCCCGTTCCTGGTGGCGGTCATGGATGAGCCGGACTACGTCAGCGGCAAGGTCAGCACCCGCTGGCTCGAAGGCCGCCTCGACGACCTGGCCGCGCGCCACGCATGA
- a CDS encoding alpha/beta hydrolase yields the protein MPTLNVGDADIYYEVQGDGPPFVFISETACDGDVWNIFQVPEFSRDHRTIITDFRGTGRSTRTPMRYTTRMFADDIAAVMDHLDATGAIVCGHSMGGRVAQLLALEHPARVKKLILASSGASHPDARGIPLRIATEMVEMGYEKYVREHTIEVGWTEQYQKEHPDEIEHCLKVRMANLSSVECYFRHVIARQEHDTSERLKDIQVPALVLVGDDDHAVVSDMSHRKGADILATGIPNARLVVLPGERHSYFFTNPEVAHTAVREFLKD from the coding sequence ATGCCAACACTGAACGTCGGCGACGCCGACATCTACTACGAGGTCCAGGGCGACGGGCCTCCTTTCGTCTTCATCTCGGAAACCGCGTGCGACGGCGACGTGTGGAACATCTTCCAGGTGCCCGAGTTCTCGCGCGACCACCGCACCATCATCACGGATTTCCGCGGCACCGGACGCTCCACCCGGACGCCCATGCGCTACACCACGCGCATGTTCGCCGACGACATCGCGGCGGTCATGGACCACCTCGACGCCACCGGCGCCATCGTGTGCGGCCATTCCATGGGCGGCCGGGTGGCGCAGTTGCTCGCCCTGGAGCACCCCGCACGGGTCAAGAAACTCATCCTCGCCTCGTCGGGGGCATCGCATCCCGACGCCAGGGGAATCCCGCTGCGCATCGCCACGGAGATGGTGGAGATGGGCTACGAGAAATACGTGCGCGAGCACACCATCGAGGTGGGCTGGACCGAGCAGTACCAGAAGGAGCACCCGGACGAGATCGAGCACTGCCTCAAGGTGCGCATGGCCAACCTGTCGTCGGTGGAGTGCTATTTCCGGCACGTCATCGCGCGCCAGGAGCACGACACCAGCGAACGCCTGAAGGACATCCAAGTGCCGGCGCTGGTGCTGGTGGGTGACGACGACCACGCGGTGGTGAGCGACATGTCGCACCGCAAGGGAGCGGACATCCTGGCAACCGGCATCCCCAACGCCAGGCTGGTGGTGCTGCCGGGAGAGCGGCACAGCTACTTCTTCACGAACCCGGAGGTCGCGCACACGGCGGTCCGGGAGTTCCTCAAGGACTGA
- a CDS encoding DMT family transporter, translating to MNGSAALLRTERLSVLALFVGAVVTAFAPILVRLSEVGPSPTAFYRFLLALPVYWALALVVPGDARRVARDKPAGPTVYLLMALAGACFAGDMAAWHYSIHMTSVANATLLLNVTPAFVVLGGWLLFRTRVTGTFMVGLVTAMAGIGALSGASLALSRTRFVGDLLGLLTALFYAGYQLTVERLRQRFSTLTIMIHAMPVCVMLTLGVALLSGEAMAVTTPAGWAVLVALAVGPQVLGQSLIAWALAHLPASFVSVSLLMQPIVAATAAWLLFDERLGTQQALGAVAVLGGIVVARRGTVRR from the coding sequence TTGAATGGGTCCGCCGCGCTGCTTCGTACCGAACGGCTTTCCGTCCTGGCGCTGTTCGTCGGCGCCGTCGTCACGGCTTTCGCTCCCATCCTCGTGCGCCTGAGCGAAGTGGGTCCGAGCCCGACGGCGTTCTACCGTTTCCTGCTGGCGCTGCCTGTCTACTGGGCTCTTGCGCTAGTCGTGCCCGGCGACGCCCGGCGCGTTGCCCGCGATAAGCCTGCCGGCCCGACGGTTTACCTGCTGATGGCTCTGGCGGGTGCTTGTTTCGCCGGTGACATGGCGGCGTGGCACTACTCGATTCACATGACCAGCGTGGCCAACGCCACCCTGCTCTTGAACGTGACCCCGGCATTCGTCGTCCTGGGCGGATGGCTCCTGTTCCGTACCCGCGTCACCGGGACGTTCATGGTCGGCCTTGTGACGGCCATGGCGGGGATCGGCGCGCTCTCGGGCGCAAGTCTCGCGCTCAGCCGCACGCGCTTCGTGGGCGACCTGCTGGGATTGCTGACCGCCCTGTTCTACGCTGGGTACCAGTTGACGGTCGAACGCCTGCGGCAGCGCTTTTCCACGCTCACGATCATGATCCACGCCATGCCGGTGTGCGTCATGCTCACTTTGGGGGTGGCGCTCCTGAGCGGTGAGGCCATGGCCGTCACAACGCCCGCGGGCTGGGCCGTTCTGGTCGCGCTGGCCGTTGGCCCGCAAGTGCTCGGCCAGAGCCTGATCGCATGGGCGTTGGCGCATCTGCCGGCGTCGTTCGTCTCCGTGAGTCTGCTGATGCAGCCGATCGTGGCCGCCACCGCCGCCTGGCTCCTGTTCGACGAACGCCTCGGCACACAGCAGGCGCTGGGCGCCGTAGCGGTTCTCGGGGGCATCGTCGTCGCGCGGCGCGGGACGGTGCGGCGGTAA